Proteins found in one Anas platyrhynchos isolate ZD024472 breed Pekin duck chromosome 18, IASCAAS_PekinDuck_T2T, whole genome shotgun sequence genomic segment:
- the GPR21 gene encoding probable G-protein coupled receptor 21 produces MNSSLVGNQSGRPFCLLAISYLETINFCLLEVVVIVFLMVLIISGNIIVIFVFHCAPLLNHHTTSYFIQTMAYADLLVGVSCLVPSLSLLHYPIVLSESLVCQIFGYVVSVLKSVSMASLACISIDRYIAITKPLTYNTLVTPWRLRICILIIWLYSCLVFLPSFHWGKPGYHGDVFQWCANSWNTDPYFTLFIVVMLYAPAAFTVCFTYFNIFRICQQHTKEINERRVRFSSQDGETGEAQPCPDKRYAMVLFRITSVFYILWLPYIIYFLLESSNVYSNRVASFLTTWLAISNSFCNCVIYSLSNSVFQKGLKRLSGAICASCARQRVAKDSSTSRSKRSSNGCHV; encoded by the coding sequence ATGAACTCCTCCTTGGTCGGCAACCAGAGTGGCCGGCCCTTCTGCCTCCTGGCCATTAGCTACCTGGAGACCATCAATTTTTGCCTGCTGGAAGTGGTCGTTATCGTGTTCCTCATGGTGCTGATTATTTCGGGCAACATCATCGTGATATTTGTCTTTCACTGTGCACCTCTGCTGAACCACCACACCACCAGTTACTTCATACAGACCATGGCGTATGCTGACCTCCTGGTGGGCGTGAGCTGTCTGGTGCcttctttgtctctgctgcACTATCCTATTGTGTTAAGTGAGTCCTTGGTTTGCCAAATCTTCGGTTACGTGGTGTCGGTGCTGAAGAGCGTCTCCATGGCCTCTTTGGCGTGCATTAGTATTGACAGATACATCGCCATCACAAAGCCGCTGACCTACAACACGCTGGTCACCCCGTGGAGACTGCGGATCTGCATCCTGATAATCTGGCTGTACTCCTGCCTCGTCTTCTTACCCTCCTTCCACTGGGGAAAGCCTGGATATCACGGGGATGTGTTCCAGTGGTGTGCCAATTCCTGGAACACCGATCCCTATTTCACTCTCTTCATCGTGGTGATGCTCTACGCCCCGGCTGCTTTCACCGTCTGCTTCACGTACTTCAACATCTTCCgcatctgccagcagcacaCCAAGGAGATCAACGAGAGGCGAGTGCGCTTCAGCTCTCAGGACGGGGAGACTGGGGaggcccagccctgcccggACAAGCGCTACGCCATGGTTCTTTTCCGTATCACCAGTGTCTTCTACATCCTCTGGCTGCCCTACATCATCTATTTTCTGCTGGAGAGCTCCAATGTCTATAGTAACCGCGTTGCGTCCTTCTTGACCACTTGGCTTGCCATAAGCAACAGTTTCTGCAACTGTGTCATTTACAGTCTCTCCAACAGTGTCTTTCAGAAGGGGCTCAAGCGTCTCTCGGGGGCTATTTGTGCCTCTTGTGCTAGACAGAGGGTGGCTAAGGACTCCTCTACCTCTAGGAGCAAAAGATCTTCCAATGGATGTCACGTCTAA